The segment ACTTTATTGACGAACTCTAATTAGTACTTCTCATTTTTTGTTTCCCGAATATCCCTTGTTAACTGTAATTATGCTGATTTAAGATGTTTATTCTTCCTTTTCAAGTTTACAAATAAAAACTTTTGCATTAGAGCTAAAATTATATTCTGTTTTTTCTAAAATTACAGGAGCTTTTAATGGATTTTTTTTGTTTTCTTTTTTGAAAGCAGAACCATATAATAAAACTCCGATTTTGTCTGTAAAACTAATGGTGTCAACGTCTTTAGGTGAGACAACTTCCCCATTTTTAAGCCATTTTTTAAATTGTTTTTGTCGCCAGATATTAAAGGGTTCAATATCACCTAGTATAATTTCTGAAAACCTTATACCTGCCATATTCCAAAAGCGGTTTTCTAATTCTTTTGATTCGTTTATAATATCAAGGAAATTCGAAGAGCTCATCCATAATGCGGTAACCGGTGATTCGGCTGTTACTGTAACAATTCTTGGGAGCCCTGTTAGTAATGAAATTTCTCCAATTATATTTCCGGAGCCAAAGATATCAATTATTTTATCACCAATTGATATTATAACGGTTCCTCTTGCAATAACAAATAAACCATCACTTTGTCCTTTTTCCTTAATTAATTTATCTCCAACAGAAAATATTTTATTTTGGAAAGAATCAACAACTTTTGCATAAGTTTTTGAATCAATATCACGTAGCCATGGTACATCGTGTAATAATTCAACTGCTTTAGGAAGTTCTATTGATGGTGGTGTGTCAATAAGTTTTTTCATTCTGACCTCAATGTTGTTGATCATTTTATTTGCCTCATCACTTTCTATTCTGCCTTTCTTTTCAAGTCTTTCAACTGTATGTCTCTCATAATTCAACATTGACCTTATTGCTTGTCGAGTGGCAATAGCAGTATAAATTTCAGGATAGCTTTTTCGTAGATTTCTTAAAAAAGTTTGCCCATGTATTTTATTTTCATTGATTTCTTCTTCTACAATAGCAAGACTTTCTTCTTCCGATTTGTCAACTTCTTCACGATTAACAGCACGATACATACTTTCAACAAGTTTTATAGCTTCTTCCTGTGCTTCAACAAACCCTCTTGCACAATCGTAACTTACTGTTAATTTATCAAAAAATAATCTTTGTGCTATTTTTCCAACAATTGGCCATGATTGAAGTGTGTTTAATAATTTAGGTGTTTTCCACATTTCCTCCAAATCTTTCCTTTTTGATAAGGATACAAGCCCGCCTTCATCTAATATTTCATTAATGGCATCTGCCAGTTTTCGTACTGCAAGAGGGCTGAGCAAACCATCTTTAAACTGATGCCAGTAACTACTTTTTTCTTGTTCTAATATTCGTCTCCGTGTTTCTGCTATAGTTTCAATTTGTAGATTTTCAGAATTGTAAATATCGATTTCTTTTGGTAGGTATTTTTTAACTTTATTCCAGTTAGCCCTGCTAAGATAACGATCACGCTTTAATTTTTCTAAAGTATTTTCAGAACTTTGCCGCAGGTATTGATTGGCATTCATTATCATTAATGCTTTTGCCGGAGCAATTTTTGTAAGTCCCAAATAATTAACAAGATATTTAATAGTTGTTGCATTAATTAATAGTGTTAAAGTAACAATGCCTGCTGTAAGAAATAAAAATTGATTTTTTATTTCCATTGGAATATATTTATCATCAACACCTACAACAACAAGTGCTAATGCAAGACCAACAGCCCCTCTTAAAGCACCATACCAAACAACACATGCATCTTTAACGGGCAAACCATACCCCGTATTTCGCATAAGAGGATAAAATATTAATATAACAATTGCCCTGATTATATGTATCGCTATGTAAAGAATACCAAGAATTAAGAAATCATTGGCTGTAAATACTGTTCTTTGAGCAATTACTACTCCAACTATTATAAAAATTAATGTATTAGCAATAAATGCAAACAATTCCCAGAATTCATGCAGAAAATGTTCCACCTCCGGACTTATTCGGGTTCTTCCTACACTTGCCATCATTAAACCTAAAGCAACAAGACCTAATACGCCGGACATGTGTAAGAAATTTTCAGCAATAAAAAATGTTAAATATGCAGCAGCAATAATAACACAAATTTCAACCAAAGCATCATTAAATACTCGCCTAACCCATGATATTGCTACCCATCCTATTATTATGCCTACCAAAGTTCCTCCAATTGCTACCCTGAAAAATTCAAATATAGGAGAATTACCTGTAGCAGCACCGGTTATACCAAGAAGGACAACCATAAAAATAACAATTGCAGTACCATCATTTAACATTGATTCGCCTTCTATTAATGTTCCGAGTTTTTTACTGGCTCCTAAATCTTTTAGTAAAGCTACTACAGCAACAGGGTCGGTTGCACTAATAACTGCTCCGAACATTAAGGCAATACTCCATCCCCAACCTGATAAGCCAATTCCTGCTTTATCAATTCCAATTACCAGAGCAGCAGTTAAACATAAAGCTACTATAATGCCGGGAACAGCCAAAATAATAGTATTGGTAACCGATTTTTTAAAGGTATGAACATCCATTGCAAAAGCTGCTTCGAATATTAATGTTGGAAGAAAAATATATAAAATAAGGTGTGGGTCAATATTTCCTGCCCAATTGATTGATTCATCTAAAGCGCTTAAAGAACCTTCAAAAAGTCCTGTTCGTGTTGCAACTCCTAAGCCAATACCAAAAATTAAAAGCAAGGCTGTGTATGGAATAGGACTTTTTCTAAGAAAATGTCTTGTACCTGCACCAATTATCAGGGCTATTATAACAAAAAACAGGGGATACATGTTGCCTCCATGTTCTTCATGGTTGTTTGTTTCATCATGGTTACTTGTTTCATCTTGATGTTTATCGCTTTGAACAATTTCCGTTTTTTCCGGTTCTTCTTCATTATGATTATCCTGTGAAAGAATTGTCTGATTATTAAAAAATATGAAAAGAGAAATAACAACTATAAAAAACAATGATTTTTTAAGCATAAGATTATTTTTTTAGATTTAACTTATATCAAACTACTGTCAAGATTGTGAAAAAATATTGATAGTATAGTTTGGTTAATGCCGATAGACTAACAGTCTCAATTTATAAGCGAAGCGAAATAAATTGAGTATCTTGTTAGCAAATCGGTATTAATGCTTCAAGATACAAAAAAAATAATAAATGAGATTTATATGGAAGGAAAAATTGATTTTAATTTATGAATTAATCAGGTTAAGTTTTATTATTACCATGTTATGTAAAAATTATCTGACAGATATTAATTTTTGGCTACGGCGGATATCAACAATGTCATTGCGAGAAGGCTTTAAGAATTTTGTCGAATTAAATTTATATCCTATTCCAAACCTAAGTCCTCTTAATTTGCCATTCTTGCTTGTATTAACAATACTTGATTGACTGAAATTATCAGTTTGAATATTATGTTGAATATAATTTATTGATAGTATAAATCTGCTTCGATTTTCATATTGACAACTTAAACTATATCCTACTAAACCAAGATTTTTTATACCAATTGTTGTAAATTCATTTGGTTTTACTATTTTATTATCAACATAGCTATTAAAGTTATAAATTATAAATAAGCCTGTTCCAAAATTTAAATTGCTACTACCTTTAAGATTTACCTTAAAAAAAAACGAAGGCTCAAAACACAAATTAT is part of the Bacteroidales bacterium genome and harbors:
- a CDS encoding cation:proton antiporter — translated: MLKKSLFFIVVISLFIFFNNQTILSQDNHNEEEPEKTEIVQSDKHQDETSNHDETNNHEEHGGNMYPLFFVIIALIIGAGTRHFLRKSPIPYTALLLIFGIGLGVATRTGLFEGSLSALDESINWAGNIDPHLILYIFLPTLIFEAAFAMDVHTFKKSVTNTIILAVPGIIVALCLTAALVIGIDKAGIGLSGWGWSIALMFGAVISATDPVAVVALLKDLGASKKLGTLIEGESMLNDGTAIVIFMVVLLGITGAATGNSPIFEFFRVAIGGTLVGIIIGWVAISWVRRVFNDALVEICVIIAAAYLTFFIAENFLHMSGVLGLVALGLMMASVGRTRISPEVEHFLHEFWELFAFIANTLIFIIVGVVIAQRTVFTANDFLILGILYIAIHIIRAIVILIFYPLMRNTGYGLPVKDACVVWYGALRGAVGLALALVVVGVDDKYIPMEIKNQFLFLTAGIVTLTLLINATTIKYLVNYLGLTKIAPAKALMIMNANQYLRQSSENTLEKLKRDRYLSRANWNKVKKYLPKEIDIYNSENLQIETIAETRRRILEQEKSSYWHQFKDGLLSPLAVRKLADAINEILDEGGLVSLSKRKDLEEMWKTPKLLNTLQSWPIVGKIAQRLFFDKLTVSYDCARGFVEAQEEAIKLVESMYRAVNREEVDKSEEESLAIVEEEINENKIHGQTFLRNLRKSYPEIYTAIATRQAIRSMLNYERHTVERLEKKGRIESDEANKMINNIEVRMKKLIDTPPSIELPKAVELLHDVPWLRDIDSKTYAKVVDSFQNKIFSVGDKLIKEKGQSDGLFVIARGTVIISIGDKIIDIFGSGNIIGEISLLTGLPRIVTVTAESPVTALWMSSSNFLDIINESKELENRFWNMAGIRFSEIILGDIEPFNIWRQKQFKKWLKNGEVVSPKDVDTISFTDKIGVLLYGSAFKKENKKNPLKAPVILEKTEYNFSSNAKVFICKLEKEE